From the genome of Cynocephalus volans isolate mCynVol1 chromosome 14, mCynVol1.pri, whole genome shotgun sequence, one region includes:
- the LOC134363241 gene encoding uncharacterized protein LOC134363241, translated as MLSREHRKLPLPSPDSYMTSLAQVRPLPTQVRPLLTQVRPLPTQVRPPTQVRSPDSGTPPPDSGAPSPDSGAPPPLTQVRPLLTQVRPPLTQVRPLPTQVRPLPRLRCAPSPDSGTPSPDSRSPSPDSRSPSPDSGSPSPVSGSPSPVSGSPSPDSGAPSPDSGSPSPDSGSPPPDSGSPPPDSGSPPPDSGSPPPDSGSPPPDSGSPSPVSGSPSPDSGSPSPDSGSPSPDSGSPSPDSGSPPPDSGSPPPDSGSPPPDSGSPPPDSGSPSPDSGAPPPPTQVRPLPRLRFALPRLRFATPPPDSGSPSPDSGSPSPDSGSPPPDSGSPPPDSGSPPPDSGSPPPDSGSPPPDSGSPPPPTQVRPLLTQVRPLLTQVRYAPS; from the exons ATGTTGTCCAGAGAACACAGGAAACTGCCTTTGCCCTCCCCAGACTCATATATGACCTCCCTGGCCCAG GTTCGCCCCCTCCCGACTCAGGTGCGCCCCCTCCTGACTCAGGTGCGCCCCCTCCCGACTCAG GTACGCCCCCCCACGCAGGTCCGCTCCCCCGACTCAGGTACGCCCCCTCCTGACTCAG GTGCGCCCTCTCCCGACTCAGGTGCGCCCCCTCCCCTGACTCAGGTGCGCCCCCTCCTGACTCAG GTTCGCCCTCCCCTGACTCAGGTGCGCCCTCTCCCGACTCAGGTGCGCCCCCTCCCCCGACTCAGGTGCGCCCCCTCCCCCGACTCAG GTACGCCCTCCCCCGACTCACGTTCGCCCTCCCCCGACTCACGTTCGCCCTCCCCCGACTCAGGTTCGCCCTCCCCTGTCTCAGGTTCGCCCTCCCCTGTCTCAGGTTCGCCCTCCCCCGACTCAG GTGCGCCCTCCCCCGACTCAGGTTCGCCCTCCCCCGACTCAGGTTCGCCCCCTCCCGACTCAGGTTCGCCCCCTCCCGACTCAGGTTCGCCCCCTCCCGACTCAGGTTCGCCCCCTCCCGACTCAGGTTCGCCCCCTCCCGACTCAGGTTCGCCCTCCCCTGTCTCAGGTTCGCCCTCCCCTGACTCAG GTTCGCCCTCCCCCGACTCAGGTTCGCCCTCCCCCGACTCAGGTTCGCCCTCCCCCGACTCAGGTTCGCCCCCTCCCGACTCAGGTTCGCCCCCTCCCGACTCAGGTTCGCCCCCTCCCGACTCAGGTTCGCCCCCTCCCGACTCAG GTTCGCCCTCCCCTGACTCAGGTGCGCCCCCTCCCCCGACTCAGGTGCGCCCCCTCCCCCGACTCAGGTTCGCCCTCCCCCGACTCAG GTTCGCTACGCCCCCTCCTGACTCAGGTTCGCCCTCCCCCGACTCAGGTTCGCCCTCCCCCGACTCAGGTTCGCCCCCTCCTGACTCAGGTTCGCCCCCTCCTGACTCAGGTTCGCCCCCTCCTGACTCAGGTTCGCCCCCTCCTGACTCAGGTTCGCCCCCTCCTGACTCAGGTTCGCCCCCTCCCCCGACTCAG GTTCGCCCCCTCCTGACTCAGGTTCGCCCCCTCCTGACTCAGGTTCGCTACGCCCCCTCCTGA
- the LOC134363242 gene encoding basic proline-rich protein-like encodes MESGATAETAATRDCPTRRPSGNVPERGTQASTTWTSRRAENEKRRDMKGPRVRVRAQKTETWREARATAASDTRVSCGDAGRERAKDARTALRAPTRPAACPDPTPACPDPPPAPTRHVPRPDPPRAPTPACPDAPRAPTRRVPRPPRAPTRPPACPDPTPRVPRPDPPRAPNPPRAPTPACPDPTPRVPRPDPPRAPNPPACPDPTPRVPRPDPPRAPNPPACPDPTRRVPRPDPPRAPNPPACPDPTRRVPRPDPPRAPTRRVPRPPACPDPTRHVPRPPRAPTRPPACPDPTPRVPRPDPPRAPTRPPACPDPTRRVPRPPRVPRPDPPRAPTRPATCPDPPACPDPTHPVPRPDPPRAPTRPAACPDPTRRLPRPDPPRAPTRRLPRPAACPDPPPAPTRRVPRPAACPDPRVPRPAACPDPRVPRPAACPDPPPAPTRRVPRPAACPDPPHAPTRPATCPDPRVPRPPRAPTRPPACPDPTRHVPRTPRVPRPATCPDPTRRVPDPTRRVPRPDPPRAPTPACPDPPRAPTRAACPDPRVPRPAPRAPTRRVPRPALCPDPPCAATRRVPRPDPPRAPNPPRAPTRPVPRPAVCRDPTRRVPRPPRAPTPACPDPPRALTEDSSAFGRRLRLVSVMEARQPRSVKGWPSPEPAEAADWGEPESGEGEPESGEGEPESGGGEPESGGGAPESGGGAPESGGGEPESGGGEPESGEGEPESGEGEPESGGGEPESGGGEPESGGGEPESGGGEPESGEGEPESGEGEPESGGGVANLSQEGANLSQEGANLSQEGANLSRGRGRT; translated from the exons ATGGAAAGCG GTGCGACTGCAGAAACGGCGGCGACCCGCGACTGTCCCACCCGCAGACCGTCCGGGAACGTCCCTGAAAGGGGAACTCAGGCCTCCACGACGTGGACCTCACGAAGAGCCGAGAACGAGAAACGTCGTGACATGAAAGGACCGCGGGTGAGAGTTAGAGCCCAGAAGACGGAAACGTGGAGAGAAGCGCGCGCGACGGCGGCTTCGGACACGCGCGTCAGCTGCGGAGACGCGGGCCGAGAACGGGCGAAGGATGCGCGGACGGCGCTGCGTGCCCCGACCCGACCCGCCGCGTGCCCCGACCCGACCCCCGCGTGCCCCGACCCGCCGCCTGCCCCGACCCGCCACGTGCCCCGACCCGACCCGCCACGTGCCCCGACCCCCGCGTGCCCCGACGCGCCGCGTGCCCCGACCCGCCGCGTGCCCCGACCCCCGCGTGCCCCGACCCGACCCCCCGCGTGCCCCGACCCGACCCCCCGCGTGCCCCGACCCGACCCGCCACGTGCCCCGAACCCCCCGCGTGCCCCGACCCCCGCGTGCCCCGACCCGACCCCCCGCGTGCCCCGACCCGACCCGCCACGTGCCCCGAACCCCCCCGCGTGCCCCGACCCGACCCCCCGCGTGCCCCGACCCGACCCGCCACGTGCCCCGAACCCCCCCGCGTGCCCCGACCCGACCCGCCGCGTGCCCCGACCCGACCCGCCACGTGCCCCGAACCCCCCCGCGTGCCCCGACCCGACCCGCCGCGTGCCCCGACCCGACCCGCCGCGTGCCCCGACCCGCCGCGTGCCCCGACCCCCCGCGTGCCCCGACCCGACCCGCCACGTGCCCCGACCCCCGCGTGCCCCGACCCGACCCCCCGCGTGCCCCGACCCGACCCCCCGCGTGCCCCGACCCGACCCGCCGCGTGCCCCGACCCGACCCCCCGCGTGCCCCGACCCGACCCGCCGCGTGCCCCGACCCCCCCGCGTGCCCCGACCCGACCCCCCGCGTGCCCCGACCCGACCCGCCACGTGCCCCGACCCCCCCGCGTGCCCCGACCCGACCCACCCCGTGCCCCGACCCGACCCGCCGCGTGCCCCGACCCGACCCGCCGCGTGCCCCGACCCGACCCGCCGCCTGCCCCGACCCGACCCGCCGCGTGCCCCGACCCGCCGCCTGCCCCGACCCGCCGCCTGCCCCGACCCGCCGCCTGCCCCGACCCGCCGCGTGCCCCGACCCGCCGCCTGCCCCGACCCCCGCGTGCCCCGACCCGCCGCCTGCCCCGACCCCCGCGTGCCCCGACCCGCCGCCTGCCCCGACCCGCCGCCTGCCCCGACCCGCCGCGTGCCCCGACCCGCCGCCTGCCCCGACCCGCCGCATGCCCCGACCCGACCCGCCACGTGCCCCGACCCCCGCGTGCCCCGACCCCCGCGTGCCCCGACCCGACCCCCCGCGTGCCCCGACCCGACCCGCCACGTGCCCCGAACCCCCCGCGTGCCCCGACCCGCCACGTGCCCCGACCCGACCCGCCGCGTGCCCGACCCGACCCGCCGCGTGCCCCGACCCGACCCGCCGCGTGCCCCGACCCCCGCGTGCCCCGACCCCCCGCGTGCCCCGACCCGCGCCGCGTGCCCCGACCCCCGCGTGCCCCGACCCGCGCCGCGTGCCCCGACCCGCCGCGTGCCCCGACCCGCCCTGTGCCCCGACCCGCCGTGTGCCGCGACCCGCCGTGTGCCGCGACCCGACCCGCCGCGTGCCCCGAACCCCCCGCGTGCCCCGACCCGCCCTGTGCCCCGACCCGCCGTGTGCCGCGACCCGACCCGCCGCGTGCCCCGACCCCCGCGTGCCCCGACCCCCGCGTGCCCCGACCCCCCGCGTGCCCTCACCGAGGACAGCAGCGCCTTCGGGAGGCGACTGAGACTCG TCAGCGTGATGGAGGCACGTCAGCCCCGCAGTGTGAAGGGCTGGCCCTCCCCAGAGCCAGCTGAGGCTGCAGACT GGGGCGAACCTGAGTCGGGGGAGGGCGAACCTGAGTCAGGGGAGGGCGAACCTGAGTCAGGAGGGGGCGAACCTGAGTCAGGAGGGGGCGCACCTGAGTCGGGAGGGGGCGCACCTGAGTCGGGAGGGGGCGAACCTGAGTCGGGAGGGGGCGAACCTGAGTCGGGGGAGGGCGAACCTGAGTCGGGGGAGGGCGAACCTGAGTCAGGAGGGGGCGAACCTGAGTCAGGAGGGGGCGAACCTGAGTCAGGAGGGGGCGAACCTGAGTCAGGAGGGGGCGAACCTGAGTCGGGGGAGGGCGAACCTGAGTCGGGGGAGGGCGAACCTGAGTCAGGAGGGGGCGTAGCGAACCTGAGTCAGGAGGGGGCGAACCTGAGTCAGGAGGGGGCGAACCTGAGTCAGGAGGGGGCGAACCTGAGTCGGGGGAGGGGGCGCACCTGA